A single Candidatus Limnocylindrales bacterium DNA region contains:
- a CDS encoding Crp/Fnr family transcriptional regulator: MKPRSNDPTSLASTSAGHGVAVANRLKALASMQVFEGLSEDTLAHLATRARCRRFTRGQFLTDDGNEPAAVHALVAGTAKWTMTCPSGRADLLLEILHPGELFGEAEIFGGASGSCQAVALTDGEMLVLPAGDLPELLARNPEVAVRWLELVCRRLQRMRQLAADAVFLDIGGRLYRRLLDICRLEPASITPGERLHHGLSQRELASSIGASRESLNKILATWQRQGIVTVGRGVLVIRKPSALARAAASIQAHPSMTGPGDDDRESL, encoded by the coding sequence ATGAAACCGAGGAGCAACGATCCGACCTCACTCGCGTCCACATCGGCGGGCCACGGCGTGGCGGTTGCCAACCGGCTCAAGGCGCTCGCTTCGATGCAGGTCTTCGAAGGGCTTTCCGAAGACACCCTTGCGCACCTCGCCACGCGCGCACGCTGTCGGCGGTTCACGCGAGGACAATTCCTGACCGATGACGGCAACGAGCCGGCTGCCGTGCACGCGCTCGTCGCGGGCACCGCGAAATGGACGATGACATGCCCCAGCGGACGTGCCGATCTGCTGCTGGAGATCCTTCATCCGGGCGAGCTGTTTGGCGAAGCCGAGATTTTCGGCGGTGCATCCGGATCCTGCCAGGCCGTCGCGCTCACGGATGGCGAGATGCTCGTCCTGCCGGCGGGCGATCTGCCCGAGCTGCTCGCGCGAAATCCCGAAGTCGCCGTTCGCTGGCTCGAGCTCGTATGCCGGCGCCTGCAGCGCATGCGCCAACTCGCCGCGGACGCCGTCTTCCTCGACATCGGCGGCCGTCTCTACCGGCGCCTGCTCGACATCTGCCGGCTGGAGCCCGCGTCGATCACGCCCGGCGAGCGCCTGCATCACGGGCTCAGTCAGCGGGAGCTGGCATCCAGCATCGGAGCTTCGCGCGAGTCCTTGAACAAGATCCTGGCGACGTGGCAGCGTCAAGGCATCGTCACGGTCGGACGCGGCGTGCTGGTCATCAGGAAGCCGTCGGCCCTGGCCAGAGCTGCCGCATCCATCCAGGCTCACCCGTCGATGACCGGGCCAGGCGATGACGACAGGGAAAGCCTCTGA
- a CDS encoding MerR family transcriptional regulator gives MPSTLRSKPSTDGLLRISDLARETAVSTATIKFYIREGLLPPPTLKTGRNMAYYDRSFVTRIRFIKELQQKRFLPLDVIKAILDQNDAIISPSEVDTLLGLEGTFYEAIHFTPGQLPITVEQALERYGIQREDFDFAVRLGALEPVERGGTLYIEGDDVLMVETMSELERAGLREELIPHHVSLPIYVDAIERLAREELKMFTRGVTGKVEEGTVATMALAGVKLVERFIVLLRRKLLLRLIQELRQEKEEGQKAKAAG, from the coding sequence ATGCCTTCGACGCTGCGTAGCAAGCCGTCTACGGACGGTCTCCTTCGGATTTCGGACCTCGCCAGAGAGACGGCGGTCTCGACGGCGACGATCAAGTTCTACATCCGTGAGGGGCTGCTCCCTCCGCCCACGCTCAAGACCGGCCGCAACATGGCCTACTACGACCGGTCCTTCGTCACGCGCATCCGCTTCATCAAGGAGCTTCAGCAGAAGCGCTTCCTCCCCCTCGACGTCATCAAGGCCATCCTCGACCAGAACGATGCCATCATCAGCCCGAGCGAAGTCGATACGCTGCTCGGCCTGGAAGGCACGTTCTACGAGGCCATCCATTTCACGCCGGGGCAGCTGCCGATCACGGTGGAACAGGCCCTGGAGCGTTACGGCATCCAGCGCGAGGACTTCGATTTCGCGGTCCGGTTGGGCGCGCTCGAGCCGGTGGAGCGAGGGGGAACGCTGTACATCGAGGGCGACGACGTCCTGATGGTGGAGACGATGTCCGAGCTGGAGAGAGCCGGACTGCGCGAGGAACTGATCCCGCACCACGTCTCGCTCCCCATCTACGTCGATGCCATCGAAAGGCTCGCGCGCGAAGAGCTCAAGATGTTCACGCGCGGGGTGACGGGGAAGGTGGAGGAGGGAACGGTGGCGACCATGGCGCTTGCGGGCGTCAAGCTGGTCGAGCGCTTCATCGTCCTGCTTCGGAGGAAGCTCCTGCTGCGGCTGATCCAGGAGCTGCGGCAGGAGAAGGAAGAAGGACAGAAAGCGAAGGCTGCCGGTTAG
- a CDS encoding glycerol-3-phosphate dehydrogenase/oxidase, with amino-acid sequence MPTAAFDLEIRRRNLERAAEGVADVVIIGCGITGAGVAREAALRGLATVVLDKGDFASGTSSRSSKLIHGGLRYLAQGDIALVREAARERAVLRRLAPHLARPTTMFIPTASRAGRMKMQAGLWSFEKLAGDQAGEKYGVLDRDEALAAEPGLKKSPLAGAVTFQEYMTDDARLVLETVQSAADHGALAASYAEVVSIDTDPCGLRLGVRDEVSGQALVVRTRSVVNAAGPWFDRVRGLSGAGAGSLLQLTRGIHLVVRSEHLPARHSVVLKSPDGRSTFVVPRGNTVYIGTTDTHYKGDPEEPGVSEQDTDYLLQSVAATFEQAPARSDIVGCWSGVRPLLAQEGKSPSEISRRDEIMIGPGPVVAIAGGKLTTYRRMSERVCMELLRLLGRTLDPKVDSARVPLAGGGEAEQRAARDGAPGLADGRLQARLWETYGAAARDIVEAIAASPARAECLGDRCELTLAEIEHAVRREMVVSLDDLLRRRSRLAMFDTAAAIDVAPRAARVLASLLGWDDARTRQEVERATGLWSSELRTVRGAP; translated from the coding sequence ATGCCCACGGCCGCCTTCGATCTCGAGATCCGTCGCCGCAACCTGGAACGCGCCGCCGAGGGCGTCGCCGACGTGGTCATCATCGGCTGCGGCATCACCGGTGCCGGCGTGGCGCGCGAAGCGGCGCTGCGTGGCCTCGCCACCGTGGTCCTCGACAAGGGCGACTTCGCCAGCGGCACCAGCAGCCGGTCTTCGAAGCTGATCCATGGGGGCCTGCGATATCTGGCCCAGGGCGACATTGCGCTGGTGCGCGAGGCAGCGCGAGAACGTGCGGTTCTTCGCCGGCTTGCGCCACACCTGGCGCGTCCCACCACGATGTTCATTCCTACCGCCTCACGCGCCGGACGCATGAAGATGCAGGCCGGCCTGTGGAGCTTCGAGAAGCTCGCGGGCGATCAGGCGGGCGAGAAGTACGGCGTTCTCGATCGCGACGAGGCGCTTGCCGCCGAGCCGGGCCTCAAGAAATCGCCGCTCGCCGGCGCCGTCACGTTCCAGGAATACATGACCGACGATGCGCGCCTCGTGCTGGAAACCGTCCAGTCCGCGGCCGATCACGGAGCGTTGGCGGCGAGCTACGCCGAGGTTGTGTCCATCGACACCGACCCTTGCGGCCTTCGGCTGGGCGTCCGCGATGAGGTTTCGGGCCAGGCGCTGGTGGTGCGCACGCGCTCGGTCGTCAACGCTGCCGGCCCCTGGTTCGACAGGGTACGGGGGCTGTCCGGAGCGGGCGCGGGCAGTTTGCTGCAGCTGACGCGTGGCATACATCTCGTCGTGCGTTCCGAGCACCTGCCGGCGCGGCACAGCGTCGTGCTGAAATCGCCAGATGGTCGCTCAACCTTCGTGGTGCCACGCGGGAACACCGTTTACATCGGCACGACCGACACCCATTACAAAGGGGATCCCGAAGAACCGGGCGTGTCCGAGCAGGACACGGACTATCTGTTGCAGTCGGTGGCGGCGACGTTCGAGCAGGCGCCTGCCCGATCCGACATCGTCGGCTGCTGGTCGGGCGTGCGGCCGCTGCTGGCACAGGAAGGCAAGTCGCCTTCGGAGATTTCCCGCCGCGACGAGATCATGATCGGCCCCGGCCCCGTGGTCGCCATCGCCGGCGGCAAGCTGACGACCTATCGCCGCATGTCCGAGCGCGTGTGCATGGAGCTGCTGCGCCTGCTCGGTCGCACGCTCGATCCCAAGGTCGACTCGGCCAGGGTGCCGCTGGCCGGAGGCGGGGAAGCCGAGCAGCGCGCCGCGCGGGACGGCGCGCCCGGTCTCGCCGACGGCCGCCTTCAGGCGCGGCTGTGGGAGACTTACGGCGCCGCAGCGCGTGACATCGTCGAAGCCATCGCCGCCTCACCGGCGCGCGCAGAATGTCTCGGGGATCGCTGCGAGCTGACTCTCGCCGAGATCGAGCATGCCGTGCGGCGCGAGATGGTCGTCTCGCTCGACGACCTGCTGCGCCGCCGCTCGCGTCTGGCGATGTTCGACACGGCTGCCGCCATCGACGTCGCGCCGCGCGCGGCCAGGGTGCTTGCCAGCCTTCTTGGATGGGACGATGCGCGCACGCGCCAGGAAGTGGAGCGGGCGACGGGATTGTGGAGCAGCGAGCTGCGCACCGTGCGCGGCGCGCCGTAG
- a CDS encoding FAD-binding oxidoreductase: MSNSQELAAALRRDVAGLEVVEDPSAIEARSRDYWMRSLLESRLHGAPRAAALVRPASAAQVADVLAFADRTRTPVTPYGLGSGVCGGVLAQGNEIILDLSRMDRLLAVDENTLTATVQPGMRGSDYEDALAARGFTMGHWPQSIAISSVGGWCATRASGQLSTLYGNIEQMLLGAEVALAGGKLLRLPPVPRSATGPDLKHLFLGSEGTLGVFTELTFRIHAAPEKKRGSAFVLPSVRAGLEALRKVMRSGWTPAVTRLYDEIEAGRNFAGVAGGKPVLLIMSEGAASRVDAEAAAIAAIVAGEGGSDQGEEPVLSWLEHRNKVPTFERLLDQGLVADTIEVAIDWNRIGDLFEAVTARGARIESVFAMSGHVSHCYTQGANIYFTFVAAQSDLAAAVRTYDEAWKTTIETTIELGGTIAHHHGIGRVRKPYMTRELGEGVELLRALKRTFDPNGILNPGVLVDA, encoded by the coding sequence ATGAGCAATTCGCAAGAGCTGGCCGCCGCGCTCCGGCGTGATGTGGCCGGCCTGGAGGTGGTCGAGGATCCTTCGGCCATCGAGGCGCGCAGCCGTGACTACTGGATGCGCTCGCTGCTCGAGTCGCGGCTGCACGGCGCACCGCGCGCGGCCGCGCTCGTGCGGCCGGCCAGCGCGGCTCAGGTAGCCGACGTGCTGGCGTTCGCCGATCGCACGCGCACGCCGGTGACGCCCTACGGCCTCGGCTCGGGCGTGTGCGGCGGTGTGCTCGCGCAGGGCAACGAGATCATCCTCGACCTGTCGCGCATGGATCGCCTGCTGGCCGTCGACGAGAACACGCTGACCGCGACCGTGCAGCCGGGCATGCGCGGCTCGGACTACGAAGATGCGCTGGCTGCGCGCGGCTTCACGATGGGGCACTGGCCGCAGTCGATCGCGATCTCGTCGGTCGGTGGGTGGTGCGCGACGCGGGCATCGGGCCAGCTGTCGACGTTGTACGGCAACATCGAGCAGATGCTGCTCGGAGCGGAGGTGGCGCTGGCCGGCGGCAAGCTGCTGCGCCTGCCGCCGGTGCCGCGGTCGGCCACCGGGCCGGATCTGAAGCACCTGTTCCTCGGCAGCGAGGGCACTTTGGGAGTCTTCACCGAGTTGACCTTCCGCATCCATGCCGCTCCCGAGAAGAAGCGCGGAAGCGCTTTTGTCCTGCCGAGCGTGCGCGCCGGCCTGGAGGCGCTGCGCAAGGTGATGCGTTCGGGATGGACGCCGGCCGTCACCCGCCTCTACGACGAGATCGAAGCCGGCCGCAATTTCGCCGGCGTCGCCGGCGGCAAGCCGGTGCTGCTGATCATGAGCGAAGGCGCCGCATCGCGAGTCGACGCCGAGGCGGCGGCCATCGCCGCCATCGTGGCCGGCGAGGGCGGCAGCGATCAGGGCGAGGAGCCGGTGCTGAGCTGGCTCGAGCATCGCAACAAGGTGCCGACGTTCGAGCGCCTGCTCGATCAGGGCCTCGTCGCCGACACCATCGAAGTGGCGATCGACTGGAACCGCATCGGCGACCTGTTCGAGGCCGTGACCGCGCGCGGCGCCCGCATCGAGAGCGTCTTTGCGATGTCCGGCCACGTCTCGCACTGCTACACGCAGGGCGCGAACATCTACTTCACGTTCGTGGCCGCCCAGAGCGACCTCGCGGCCGCCGTGCGCACGTACGACGAGGCGTGGAAGACCACCATCGAGACGACCATCGAGCTTGGCGGGACCATCGCCCATCACCACGGCATCGGCCGCGTGCGCAAGCCGTACATGACGCGCGAGCTGGGCGAGGGCGTCGAGCTGCTGCGCGCGTTGAAGAGAACCTTCGACCCCAACGGCATCCTCAACCCGGGAGTGCTGGTGGACGCGTAG
- a CDS encoding FGGY family carbohydrate kinase, with protein MSHFVMAIDAGTTGVRAVVFDRAGHSVASSYRELRAHYPRPQWVEQDPLELWESTRTVMGEAMTRARAVPTDIAAIGITNQRSSVVAWDGPSGRPLSPLLVWQDTRTGERCAELQALGFFITPMMAASKAEWILRNVPEAASAAARGHLRLGMPNSFLVACLCGDINVSDHGNASPTGMYSYFHNVWDRAPLAALGLEESWLPRLVDSSGEIGRTKDGVFGASVPVAGMAGDQQASLFGLACVEVGQTKCSYGTSAMITVNSGESVALGGPGTYPVVAWCYDSRTFFSLEGQVVTSGAAIQWLRDGLGLVANASETSDLAFSVPDSAGVWAVPAFQGLGTPVMRAEAKAMIGGLSRGTTRAHIVRAMLEGIAHRVADVADSLHEGVPAADTVRADGGASRNDFLLQCQADLLGVRVERSLVSDGAALGAARLAGIGVGFWPREEAAHWETERAFEPRISADERAERRETWKKRVELVLSAID; from the coding sequence ATGTCGCACTTCGTCATGGCGATCGACGCCGGGACGACCGGAGTGCGCGCGGTCGTCTTCGACCGGGCGGGTCATTCGGTCGCATCGTCCTACCGCGAGCTGCGCGCACACTATCCGCGCCCGCAGTGGGTGGAGCAGGATCCTTTGGAGCTGTGGGAATCGACGCGCACGGTGATGGGCGAGGCCATGACCAGGGCGCGGGCGGTTCCAACCGACATCGCAGCCATCGGCATCACCAATCAGCGCTCCTCGGTCGTCGCCTGGGACGGCCCGTCCGGGCGCCCGCTCAGCCCGTTGCTGGTCTGGCAGGACACGCGCACCGGCGAGCGCTGCGCCGAGCTGCAGGCGCTCGGCTTCTTCATCACGCCGATGATGGCCGCCTCCAAGGCGGAATGGATCCTGCGCAACGTGCCCGAGGCGGCTTCGGCGGCCGCGCGCGGGCACCTTCGCCTGGGCATGCCCAACAGCTTTCTGGTCGCGTGCCTGTGCGGCGACATCAACGTCAGCGATCACGGCAACGCCAGCCCGACCGGAATGTACTCGTACTTCCACAACGTCTGGGACCGCGCGCCGCTGGCGGCGCTCGGGCTCGAGGAAAGCTGGCTGCCGCGCCTGGTGGACTCGAGCGGTGAGATCGGACGCACGAAGGACGGCGTCTTCGGCGCGTCGGTTCCGGTGGCCGGCATGGCAGGCGACCAGCAGGCCTCGCTGTTCGGCCTGGCGTGCGTGGAGGTCGGCCAGACCAAGTGCTCCTACGGCACCTCGGCCATGATCACCGTGAACTCGGGCGAATCCGTCGCGCTCGGCGGCCCCGGAACCTATCCGGTCGTTGCATGGTGCTACGACTCGCGCACGTTCTTCAGCCTGGAGGGGCAGGTGGTGACCTCCGGCGCCGCCATCCAGTGGCTGCGCGACGGGCTGGGCCTGGTAGCAAACGCCTCGGAGACCTCGGACCTCGCCTTCAGCGTGCCCGATTCGGCCGGCGTCTGGGCCGTCCCTGCATTCCAGGGCCTGGGCACACCGGTCATGCGAGCCGAGGCCAAGGCGATGATCGGCGGCCTCTCTCGCGGCACGACGCGCGCCCACATCGTGCGCGCCATGCTCGAAGGCATCGCGCATCGCGTGGCCGACGTCGCCGACAGCCTGCACGAAGGCGTACCCGCCGCCGACACCGTGCGCGCCGACGGTGGCGCCAGCCGCAACGATTTTCTGCTGCAGTGCCAGGCCGACCTGCTCGGCGTGCGCGTCGAGCGCTCGCTGGTCAGCGACGGAGCGGCGCTGGGCGCGGCGCGCCTGGCCGGCATCGGCGTGGGGTTCTGGCCGCGCGAGGAGGCGGCGCACTGGGAGACCGAGCGGGCGTTCGAGCCGCGCATCTCCGCCGACGAGCGGGCCGAGCGCCGTGAAACGTGGAAGAAGCGAGTGGAGCTGGTGCTGAGCGCCATCGACTGA
- a CDS encoding HAD family hydrolase, with protein MPLQLVIFDCDGVLFDSEHANVAFYQEVLRLCGEPPLSQTDEAECHALATAQLFEKFYGDRPELLQRLVSAARQLDYGPFYPLMRPRHRLREILTELRTSYRTAMATNRGMTTRGVLAFFELADLFDLAVGVLDVPRPKPHPDMLERCLEHFGLRGQDAVYIGDQPGDQQSAVSAGIRFIGIGPMAERAELSIASLAELPELLARL; from the coding sequence ATGCCTCTTCAGCTGGTCATCTTCGACTGCGACGGCGTGCTCTTCGACTCCGAGCACGCCAACGTCGCCTTCTACCAGGAAGTGCTGCGCCTGTGCGGCGAGCCTCCGCTGTCGCAAACCGATGAAGCCGAATGCCACGCGCTGGCCACCGCCCAGCTGTTCGAGAAGTTCTACGGCGATCGGCCCGAGCTGCTCCAGCGCCTCGTGTCCGCGGCGAGGCAGCTCGACTACGGTCCGTTCTATCCGCTGATGCGCCCCCGACACCGCCTGCGCGAGATTCTGACCGAGCTGCGCACCAGCTACCGCACTGCCATGGCCACCAATCGCGGCATGACCACCAGGGGCGTTCTTGCGTTCTTCGAGCTCGCCGACCTGTTCGATCTGGCCGTCGGCGTCCTCGACGTGCCACGCCCCAAGCCGCATCCGGACATGCTCGAGCGCTGCCTGGAGCATTTCGGCCTGCGGGGGCAGGACGCCGTCTATATCGGCGATCAGCCCGGCGATCAGCAGTCCGCCGTCAGCGCGGGCATCCGCTTCATCGGCATCGGCCCGATGGCGGAGCGCGCCGAGCTGTCCATCGCCTCTCTCGCAGAGCTGCCCGAGCTGCTCGCGCGCCTCTAG
- a CDS encoding LOG family protein, producing MASDENIGNPLHVALLQRMVSAHTDHADPRAGRILEAMLDDAIGLVADGTDVADLKLLAAAVSELRRAMAIFRPFPHERKVTAFGSARTRREEPIYQMAIEFGRQIAQAGFMVITGGGPGIMSAVVEGAGPDRSFGVGIRLPFEQQPAEPLRGDPKLLEFKYFFTRKLFFLKEASAVVLFPGGLGTHDEGFETLTLVQTGKSRPVPIVCLDVPGSSYWVEWDRYIRRDLLGRGLISEYDLNLYRLADSVDAAVREITRFYSVYHSTRTIRGRTIMRLQHDVGDEVLATLSSEFGDILGGRPIRRVRAMKEEADEPRHASLPRLALDFDKHGFGRLRKLIDRLNELGARGL from the coding sequence ATGGCTTCGGACGAGAACATCGGAAATCCGCTTCACGTCGCGCTGCTCCAGCGCATGGTGTCCGCCCATACCGATCACGCCGACCCTCGTGCGGGGCGCATCCTGGAGGCGATGCTGGATGATGCCATCGGGCTGGTCGCCGACGGCACCGACGTCGCGGATCTGAAGCTCCTGGCGGCCGCGGTCTCGGAGCTTCGCCGCGCGATGGCGATCTTTCGGCCGTTTCCTCACGAGCGGAAGGTGACGGCGTTCGGCTCGGCGCGGACGCGGCGCGAAGAGCCGATCTACCAGATGGCAATCGAGTTCGGCCGGCAGATCGCGCAGGCGGGCTTCATGGTCATCACCGGCGGCGGGCCAGGCATCATGTCGGCCGTGGTCGAAGGCGCCGGTCCCGACCGCAGCTTCGGCGTCGGCATCCGGCTGCCGTTCGAGCAGCAGCCGGCCGAACCGCTGCGCGGCGACCCGAAGCTCCTGGAGTTCAAATACTTCTTCACGCGCAAGCTGTTCTTCCTCAAGGAGGCCTCGGCGGTGGTGCTGTTCCCCGGCGGCCTCGGCACGCATGACGAAGGCTTCGAGACGCTGACCCTGGTGCAGACCGGCAAGAGCCGGCCGGTTCCGATCGTGTGCCTGGATGTCCCCGGCAGCAGCTACTGGGTCGAGTGGGACCGGTACATACGGCGCGATCTGCTCGGACGCGGCCTGATCAGCGAGTACGATCTGAACCTCTACAGGCTTGCCGACAGCGTGGATGCAGCCGTCAGAGAGATCACCCGGTTCTACAGCGTCTACCACTCCACGCGCACGATCCGCGGCCGCACGATCATGAGGCTGCAGCACGACGTCGGCGACGAGGTGCTGGCCACGCTGTCGAGCGAGTTCGGCGACATTCTGGGCGGAAGGCCCATACGGCGCGTGCGCGCGATGAAGGAAGAAGCCGACGAGCCGCGCCACGCGTCGCTGCCCCGTCTGGCGCTCGACTTCGACAAGCACGGCTTCGGCCGCCTGCGCAAGCTCATCGATCGCCTCAACGAGCTCGGCGCGCGCGGCCTATGA
- a CDS encoding TonB family protein, producing the protein MQREQTAAAAALAFSLALHGLVMALLAMMRSQPVPLFDARPVPIQVAILDAGTEIAGPGKKGAMLIDGAPPAPAPQAQAAPIEQALPEPAEQQPMPPPVEVPPKVPVETSEPAPKPAPVKMPARKPKSEVASPKAPAASRPAGDARPLPLKKPAAPPTSGPAAPGSTAVPPPAGAASSAPSAGAPSGAPLPPGAIAGGGGSGVRGGTATAPQWAPSARASYEQRFSAWIQRFKQYPVLAQRRHLEGSGRMMIRIDRRGRVVSRAIEQSSGERLLDNAALEMVDRANPFPALPDEYPHETFVVRYSFDFHLR; encoded by the coding sequence ATGCAACGCGAGCAGACGGCGGCGGCCGCAGCGCTGGCATTCTCGCTGGCGCTGCACGGTCTGGTGATGGCTCTGCTGGCGATGATGCGATCGCAGCCGGTGCCGCTTTTCGACGCGCGGCCGGTCCCGATCCAGGTGGCGATCCTCGATGCCGGCACCGAAATCGCCGGCCCGGGCAAGAAAGGCGCGATGCTCATCGACGGCGCGCCGCCTGCGCCTGCGCCGCAGGCGCAGGCAGCGCCGATCGAGCAGGCGTTGCCGGAGCCGGCAGAGCAGCAGCCAATGCCGCCGCCGGTTGAGGTGCCGCCGAAGGTTCCCGTCGAGACGAGCGAGCCCGCGCCGAAGCCGGCGCCAGTCAAGATGCCCGCCCGAAAGCCGAAATCCGAGGTGGCGTCTCCCAAGGCTCCAGCCGCGTCCAGACCCGCCGGCGACGCACGGCCGCTGCCGCTCAAAAAGCCCGCGGCGCCGCCAACGAGCGGCCCGGCCGCTCCGGGCTCAACCGCCGTGCCGCCGCCGGCAGGGGCCGCGTCGTCCGCGCCATCGGCTGGCGCACCTTCGGGCGCGCCGCTGCCGCCTGGCGCGATCGCCGGAGGAGGCGGGAGCGGTGTGCGCGGAGGCACGGCGACCGCGCCGCAGTGGGCGCCATCGGCGCGCGCCAGCTACGAGCAGCGCTTCTCGGCGTGGATCCAGCGCTTCAAGCAGTATCCCGTGCTGGCGCAGCGTCGTCATCTGGAGGGGTCGGGCCGGATGATGATCCGCATCGACCGCCGCGGGCGCGTCGTCTCCCGGGCCATCGAGCAGTCCAGCGGCGAGCGGCTGCTGGACAACGCCGCGCTCGAGATGGTCGACCGCGCCAATCCGTTCCCGGCACTGCCGGACGAATACCCGCACGAGACATTCGTGGTGCGGTATTCGTTCGATTTTCATCTCCGCTAA
- a CDS encoding methylated-DNA--[protein]-cysteine S-methyltransferase — translation MKTATLRYDSVSSPIGRITFAVTDGGVCGLALGEHWGRVQARLEKRFAGLPLRAARLTEHRRCLQAYFDGRIDALDELPVDVEGTPFQGAVWRALRSVKAGRTASYADIARRIGNPAAVRAVGLANGSNPVSLILPCHRIIGSDGSLTGYGGGLDRKRWLLTHEGVLLG, via the coding sequence ATGAAAACAGCGACGCTGCGTTACGACTCGGTCTCCTCGCCAATAGGAAGGATCACGTTCGCCGTCACCGACGGCGGAGTCTGCGGCCTGGCCCTCGGCGAGCACTGGGGGCGCGTCCAGGCACGGCTCGAGAAGCGCTTCGCCGGCCTTCCGCTGCGGGCGGCGCGTCTGACCGAGCACCGCCGCTGCCTGCAGGCGTACTTCGACGGCCGCATCGACGCGCTCGATGAGCTGCCGGTGGATGTGGAGGGAACGCCCTTTCAGGGGGCGGTGTGGCGTGCGCTGCGCTCGGTCAAGGCTGGCCGCACGGCCTCCTACGCCGACATCGCCCGCCGCATCGGCAATCCGGCTGCCGTGCGCGCCGTGGGGCTTGCCAACGGCAGCAATCCGGTTTCCCTCATCCTTCCCTGTCACCGCATCATCGGCTCCGACGGATCCCTGACCGGTTACGGCGGCGGGCTGGACCGCAAGCGCTGGCTGCTCACGCACGAAGGCGTGCTGCTCGGCTGA